In Asticcacaulis sp. SL142, the sequence GCCCCTAATTGTGCGTGACGGTGAGCTATATACGGCTTGACAAGTCCCCGCATAATTTGCCCTTAAGGACAAAGACGTCATACCTGTTTCGGGAGATACCCTCATGCTTAAGCCCGGCGCCCACCAACCCGGCACCCGCCTGACCCCCTCCGATGAGGTTCAGTTCTTCCTGCACCCGCATCCGCGTTCGCCTTTCTCTGAGGCCGTGCAGGTCGGCAACGTGCTCTATATCTCTGCCATGATCGGCCTCGACTCTGAGGGCACACTGGTCGAAGGCTTTGAGCCGCAGACCCGGCAGACCCTGTCGAATCTGGCTGAAATCCTCGGTAAGTACGGTCTGGGCCTTGAACATGTCTTCAAGGTCACGGTGATGATGACCGATATGACCAAGTGGGGCGAGTTCAACAAAATCTACCGCACCTATTTCCACCCCTCGCGTCTGCCGGTACGCACGGCGTTTGGCGTGGCGGGTCTTGCGTTCGACGCGATGGTCGAGCTTGAGGTGCAGGCCTATATCCCGACCTCGGCTGAGGAATAGTCCGAACCGCCGACCGGCTTGCAAAGCCCGAATTTTCTGTTATGTTCTATATTTGTTCTAAAGCGTTTTCCCATCAAATGATGCCATTTGATGGATCAGAAAGAGCGACAAATAATGGAACAGGAAGATGGACGCTGCCTTAAGAAAAATCATTCACGTCGATATGGACGCTTTTTATGCGTCGGTCGAACAGCGCGATAACCCTGACCTGCGCGGCAAGTCGGTGGCCGTGGGCGGGGTGCGCGAACGGGGTGTGGTGGCCGCGGCGTCTTATGAAGCGCGCAAATGGGGGGTGCGCTCTGCCATGCCCTCGGTGACGGCGCGGCGCAAATGCCCGGAACTGATTTTCGTGCCCCCGCGTTTTGAGGTGTACCGCGCCGTTTCCAACCAGATCCGTGAGATTTTCGCCGCCTACACGCCGCTGATTGAGCCTCTATCGCTGGATGAAGCCTATCTGGATGTAACCGAAAATCTGAAAGCCATGCCCACGGCCACGGAAATTGCCCAAAATATCCGGGCCGAAATTCTGGCCATCACCGGCCTTACTGCCTCAGCCGGAATATCCTACAACAAATTTCTGGCCAAGATGGCGTCCGACCAGAACAAGCCCAATGGCCAGTTTGTGATTACCCCAAAGACTGGCCCAGCCTTTGTCGAAGCGCTCAAAGTCGGCAAATTCCACGGTATAGGCCCTGCAACCGAGGCCAAAATGAACCGGCTCGGCATCTATACCGGCCTTGACCTCAAGGCCCAGACCCTGCCGTTTTTGCAGCATCATTTCGGGGTTTCCGGCCCGTACTATTATGGTCTGGCGCGTGCGATCGATCATCGCCGCGTCAAGCCCGACCGGGTGCGTAAATCGATCGGGGCCGAGAATACCTTTTTTGAGGATATCCACAGCTTTGAGGACGCACAGATGCGCTTGACCCCCATTATCGATAAGGTCTGGCGCTACGTCGAAAACCACGACACCCGCGCCCGTACGGTCACGCTCAAGGTCAAGTTTGCCGATTTTCAGCAGATAACCCGCTCACGCACCGGCACCACCCTCATTGATAGCCGCACCGATGTGGCCGCCACCTGCCATGACCTGCTGACAGGCGTGTTTCCGATAATGAAAGGTATACGCCTTTTGGGGGTGACCCTGTCGTCTCTGGATGACGACAGCCAAAACGATGACGCCCCCGCACCAGCGCAAATGTCGTTAGCGCTTTAGGCCGTAAACTGTTAAAGACCGCACTCATTTTTGTATGTGTGTGCGTGTCATGACCCCTCCCCTTACCCCGGCAAAGCCTGAACCGTCATTCAGCGAATTTGTGGCCATGATGGCCGCCTGCATGGCCCTGACCGCACTTGGGGTTGATACCATGCTGCCGGCCCTGCCCCTCATGGGCATTGATCTTAAGGCCGAAAGCCAGAACCATCTGCAGTGGGTGGTCGTGGCCTTTTTCTCCGGTGCGGGCGCGGGTCAGCTTTTGTTCGGAACCCTGTCGGACTGGCTGGGGCGAAAACGCGTGCTGCTGTTCGGGATCCTTGCCTATATTATCATGTCTGTGGCCGCCGCTGCCGCGACAGAGTTATGGGCGCTGATATTGCTGCGCTTTCTGCAAGGCATTGCAGCCGCGTCCGCCAGTGTCGTGCCGCGCTCAATCGTGCGCGATCGCTACGCCGGATCGACCATGGCGAAGGTCATGTCGATGATCTATGTGGTGTTCCTGCTGGTGCCAGTACTGGCCCCCAGCCTGGGCCAGGTCATTCTGTTTGTTCTGCCGTCGTGGCGGGCGATTTTCCTTATTCTGGCTGGTGCCGGTATCATTGTGGCCCTGTGGATCTGGCGTCGGCTGCCGGAAACCCTGCCTGTGGAGCGCCGCAATCCCCCCAATCCGGCGCACCTGAAGCGCGTCAGCGCGTTCATCATTACCGAACGCACGTCCTTATGCTACAGTCTGGCCATTACCTTCATGACGGCCACCATCGTCGCCTATATTTCGCTGATGCCGCAGATATTCAACGAAAGTTTTAAAGCCCCGCAACTGCTGGCCCCGATTTTTGCCGTCTGCGCCATCGGCATGGCGGTGGGCTCGGTACTCAATGCCCGTATTGTTGAGCGGCTGGGGTCACGCCGGATTTCACACATAGCCCTCAGTGTCTTTAACGTCACCGCTCTGGCGCACTGGCTATGGGCGGTAACCGGCCATGAAAGCCTGATCAGCTTTATCATTTTCCAGACCCTGACCATGGCCTGCATGAGCCTGTCGACCTCTAATTTCGCAGCCATTTCGATGGAAAAGGTCGGCCATGTCGCGGGCACCGCCGCGTCCTTGCAAGGGGTGACCTCGATGGTCGGGGGTGCGATAATCGGCAGCTTTATCGGTCAGCACTGGACCGGTGATGTCGCGCTACTGCCGCTCGGGGCCGCCCTGTGCGGTGCGGTCGCCTTTGGTTTGGTTTTCCTTGCCGAAAAGGGCCATCTGTATGGTCGCGCGACCGCCAGCTAAACACGGTTGTGTCACACGCAATGGCGGTAATTCATCAAATCGTCATATAGTCCGTATAAAGCGCTTTTTTGAAGGACTTCAGCCACGCCTACGGGGATTTATGACGATCAGAGCGACCTATGCAGTCATGATCATGCTCAGCGCCCCGGCGCTGGTCGTAACTGCCCACGCTCAGGTGTATGAGGTCAATGGCGCGGGCGACCTGCAAGCGGTGTGCGCGTCTCTGCCGCCGGTTAAGCCTTTATCGCCACTGGCAAACTACCCCTATCAAGCCGCCATCAACCGCGCCGCCGCCGACTTTGACCTAAGTCCCGACCTGATCGCCGCCATTATCCGTCAGGAATCCAGCTTTAATCAAACCGCCGTCTCACCGCGTGGTGCCATCGGGCTGATGCAGCTTATGCCGGCCACCGCGCGCGAATTGGGGGTCAATCCCCATGATCCGGAACAAAACATCTATGGCGGCGCCGCCTATCTTCGCCAGCAGCTTGACCGGTTTGATGGCCAGCTTGATCTGGCACTGGCCGCCTATAATGCCGGGGCCGGGGCGGTTAATCGCTACGGAGGTGTTCCGCCTTACCGTGAGACGCGCAGCTATATTGACAAAAATCTCGACAGTCTGGCGAAAGCCATGCCAAATGACACCCAAACACCCGTGACGCAAACGGCCTGTTCCTGATCCTTTCCTTAAGAGATATGCCATGAAACGCCCTTCGTTTTTAGCCCCCGTAGCTGCCCTTCTGGCCTATGCGATCAGCGCCACAACCGCAGCCGCTCAAACCGCCCAGTCGAACCCACAAGGCTCTAGCCCGATCCTGGGCGCCGTTAACTGGATACAGGGCACTTTGCTGGGCAATGTCGCCACGGCCGTCGGCGTGATTGCCGTCGCCGCCGTCGGCTTCATGATGCTCACCGGACGAATGAACTGGCGCTTTGGGGCAACCGTGATCTTAGGGTTGTTCATTCTGTTTGGGGCAGCGACCATTGTGGCCGGCATCCAGTCCGCCGCCGGTTAGGATCAGGCCATGACCGATCTTGTCAAAGCGCCCATCTTTCGCGCCCTGACCCAGCCGCAGATGTTTGGCGGCGTGACCTACAGCTATTTCATCATCAATGGCGTGGTCACGACCGAGTTTTTTCTGATCACACGCTCGTTCTGGGCGTTTGGTATAGCGCTTTTGGTCCATGTGATCGGATATCTGGCCTGCCTGCGTGAACCGCGCATTTTCGACCTGTGGCTGACTAAGGTCTCGAAATGCCCGCGCATCAAAAACTATCGCTTCTGGCGGTGTAATTCTTATAAGCCCTGAATTAGGTTTTAGTGTATGTCCGTAAACGGATTTTTAGGTCTGGGGCCAAAGGAACAGAGAATAGGCGACCGCTTGCCCTATTCGCACCTGTTCAACGATTCCACCGTCGTGCTGCGCGATGGCTCGCTGATGCAAGCGCTCTATATCGACGGGTTCGGGTTTGAAACCGCCGACACCACCGACCTCAATACGCTCCATGCCCTGCGTGAAAGTGCGCTTAAGGCGATCGGTCATTCGCGGCTGGTGCTGCACCACCATATCCTGCGCCGTAAGGTCAGTGTCGAAACCTCCGGCCAGTTCGATAATGCCGTGGCCGAGCATATCAATGACCGCTGGCAGGCGCGCTTAAGCTCGCGCCAGTTGTTCGTCAACGACCTGTTCATCACCATCGTACGCCGTCCGGCCAAGGGCAAGGCGGGTCTGGCCGAAGGTCTGGCCAAGATGTTCGGCGGTGGCGCCACCGACCGCGAAGCCGAAATCCACCGCGATATGCGCGATCTCGATGCCGCGCGCGAAGCCCTAATGGCCGCCCTTGGGCGCTATGGCCCGCGTTTGCTCGGCGGCTATGACACCAAGGATGGCCGCTGCAATGAGCCGCTGGAGCTGCTGTCGGCCATTTTTCACGGCGAAATGCGCCCGGTTATGCGCCCGACCCTGACCGCCAAGGACGACCTTGGGCATTACATCCCCTATCAGCGCCTAAGCGTCGGCGTCGATGCGCTGGAGCTGAAATCGGCCGGTGATACCAAAAGCTTCGGGGCCATGCTGTCGGTCAAGGAATACCCACCTCATGCGGTGCCAGGGATGCTGGATGCCTTGCTGCACCTGCCCTATGAAATGACCCTGTCGCAAAGCTTTCAGTTTGTGGATCGCCAAATTGGCCTTGAGCGGGTGGGTCTGGCCCTGCGCCGTCTGCGCGCCGCCGACGATGATGGCGTGACCCTGCGGGCCGGGCTGATGAACGCCAAGGATGAGCTGGCATCCGGCCAGACGACGCTGGGTGAGCATCACCTGTCGGTCATGGTGCGCACGCCAACCTTAGAGCAACTCGATCAGGCCGCCGCGCAATGTTCCTCGGCGCTGGCCGATATCGGCTCAATATCCGTGCGCGAAGATATCAATCTGGAGCCGGCGTTTTGGGCACAGTTTCCGGGCAATGAAAACTATATCGCCCGCCGCGCTTTGATCTCCAACTCGGCCTTTGCCGGCATGGCCAGCCTGCACGGTTTTGCGCTCGGTAAGGCCGCCGGCAATCACTGGGGCGACGCCATTACGGTGCTGGAGACGACCTCGGCCACGCCCTATTTCTTTAATTTCCACGCGGCTGACCTTGGCAATTTCACCATTATCGGCCCGTCCGGTTCGGGTAAGACGGTCGTACTGAACTTCCTCGCCGCTCAGGCCCAGAAGATAAATCCGCGCACCATCGTCTTCGACAAAGACCGCGGGGCGGAAATCTTTATCCGCGCCATTGGCGGTCACTATGCCGCTCTGCGGGCCGGGGAGCCAACCGGCTTTAACCCGCTGCAACTGCCCGATACCGCGACCAACCGGGCGTTTCTGCGCGATTTCATCAGCCGTCTGATCACCGGAGATGGCACGCCGCTGGCTCCCGACGAAGACGCCGTCATTGCCGCCGCCGTCGACAGCCAGTTCGAGCAGGAACCACGCTATCGTCGCCTGCGCTATTTCCAGGAACTGCTCGGCGGGTCACGCCGTCCGTCGCAAGGCGATCTGGCCACCCGTCTGGCCCCGTGGGTCGGCAGCGGTGAGTGGGCGTGGCTGTTTGACAACGAAGTCGATCACCTCGACCTCGAAGCCCGCGTGCTCGGCTTTGACATGACCCAGTTTCTGGATCAGCCGGCGCTGCGCACCCCGATCATGATGTATCTGTTCCACCGGGTTGAAGAACGGCTGGATGGCAATCCGGCCATGATCCTGATCGATGAGGGCTGGAAGGCGCTGGATGACGAAATCTTTGCCGCCCGCATCCGCGACTGGATGAAAACCCTCAGAAAGCGCAACGCCATTCTGGGCTTTGGCACGCAAAGCGCATCAGATGCGCTCGACAGCCGCATTTCCTCGGCGATTATCGAACAATCCGCCACCCAGATTTTCATGGCCAATCCGCGCGCCCAGATGGACGATTACGGCGAAGGCTTTGGTTTGTCCGAACACGAAGTCGGCCTTATCCGCGCCCTGCCGTCCCATGCGCGGGCATTTCTGGTCAAGCACGGCAATCATTCGGTCGTGGCCCGCCTTGATCTGTCGGCCATGCCTGACCTCTTGACCGTGCTGTCGGGCCGCGAATCGACCGTGCGCCGTCTGGACGAACTGCGCGCTGAGTTGGGCGACAATCCGGCCCACTGGTGGCAGCCTCTGGTCGGGACACCCTATCCGGGCAAACCCGCTGCGATAGACGAGCCGCGTCTGAAAGCGGGGGCCTCATGACCCCGGTGATATCCGCCTGCCCATCCATGCCACTCGAAGGTTCAACGGGTATTTCCGGTGCCCTGATCAGCGTCGACTGCCAGATCAGTCAGGTCGTGGAATCGAGCTTTGCCCGCCTGTTCGGGTCGGGCGGGATGCTGGGCTCGGTGCTGACCGCACTTCTGACGCTCTATATCGCCTTTCTGGCTTATGGCCTGATCACCGGCCGGACGCGCATGACCTTAACGACCATGAGCCCGCGTGTGCTGGCGATCGGTCTTGTGCTGACGTTTGTCACCGCCTGGCCCGCCTATCAGACGGTTGTCTATAACCTGCTGACGCGTGGGCCGGATGAGATCGCCGCCGCCTTGACCGGCTCCCCCGGCGGGGCGACCATCGCCTTTTCACGGCGTCTGGATGTGCTGTTTATCCATTTCGCCGATGCCGCGACCGCGCTAGAAAACTCCACCGCCCAGACGGCGCAGACCACCACATCTTTGATGCGCAACGGTAAGACGACCGCGTCTGACCTGCTGTGGGGGTCAGGGCTTATCCTGCTGCTATCAACGGTCGGCACGCTCATCCTGTCGCGCCTGATCCTGACCCTGCTGCTGGCGACCGGGCCGATCTTCGTGATCTTTGCGCTGTTTTCATCCACGCGCGGCCTGTTTGAGGGCTGGCTACGCACCGCCGTCGGGTTTGCCTTCGTGCCGATGCTGGTGGTCTTAGGCGGTTCAGCCTGCCTGACCCTGCTCAGTCCGGTCATTCTGGCCATATCGAACGACCCCTTAAAAGCGCTCAATGACATTCAACCGATCGTCATTCTGTTCATGGGCTCGATCATCTATGCCACGCTGTTGCTGCTTTTGATGTGGACGGCGTTTAATATGCTCAAAGGCTGGCACCCGCTCAAAGGCCGCTCTGAGCCACAAACCCCTGAAAATATTCAGGTTGCCCAGACCCTGGCTGCCGGACAATCTGCCGCTTTGCAAACCCAAGGCTTGATCAACCGGATGGGAACCGCCGGTTCAAACACCGCCACCTCCGTTTCTAATTCCAGCCGCCTGCAAAGCGTCAGCACCTCTTTGAGCACCGTGCAATCAGCCGCAGGCTCATCTGCCTCATCATCATCCGGCACCCGCCGCGCCAACACTGTTCAGGGCCTTGGCCAGAGGTTCCGCGCAAATGCGCCCTCCCCGGCCACCGCCCCCTTATCAAAGACACCGGGTTCATGAGACACTTACCGCTTATCTGCCTGTTAACCGCATCCGCGCTCAGTTTTGGCGCGCCCGCCCTGGCTCAGGTCAGTGCGGTCGGATCGGATGACCGTATTCGCACCATCAAATTTGATGACGGCGCGGTCGTTCAGCTTGATACCTGCCTTGGCTTTCAAACCATGCTGTCGTTTGCCGACAACGAAAAGGTTGAGAACATCGCCATCGGTGACGCCGCCCAGTGGCAGGCCACGCCCAATAAGCGCGGCAATATCATGTTCATCAAGCCCTTCGTCAGATCGGCCCATACCAATATGACGGTGGTGACCGATAAGCGAAACTACAGCTTTGAGCTTAACGCGCGCGACACGACGGCCTGTAAACGCGGCGAGGTCACCTATGATCTGCGGTTCCAGTACGATCCCGAACCCACTGCCATGACGACCACCGCCGATGGTCAGATAAAGGTTGAGCCCGCATCCCGCCTGCCGGAAAAACGCAATACCGACTATACGTTTTCGGGTCAGGCTGATCTGGTGCCGTTGCGCGTGTTCGATGATGGCACCTCAACCTATATGCGCTGGTCGCAGGGTCTGGTTATCCCGGCCATCTATGCGCTGGGCTATGACGGTAGCGAGAGCATGGTCAATTTCGCCCATGTCGAAGGCTATATCGTGATCGAACAAATCGCCCCGGCCTTCGCCCTGCGCAAAGGTGAGGGCCGTACCGTGCTTTATAACGAAGGCTTCACGCCGCCGCAGCTAGATGCCAATTCGCCTCAGCCGCGCCCGGAGCCGGAAAAGAAGAAATTCTGCCTGTTCGGCTGCAACACCGATGCCGCCGCCCCGTCGGAGGGCCAGTAAAATGAAATATAACCTGTCCTCATCCCCTCAGCCGCAAAAAGACCCGCGCACCCAGATGGATTCGTCTGAGCTTAAGGCCGCCTCGACGCGCGCCCTGCCCGATGTGGCGCAAAAATCAAACGCCAAGGACGCGCTGGTCATGGCCGGTGGCATATTGGGGGCGGTGTTTCTGGGGGCCGTCACCTTGGTGACACTCAGCAATAATCGCCAAAACCCAACGGCCGCGCAAACACCGCCACAAACCGAGCCACAGACCCCGCCGGGATCGGTGGTTATGGATCAACCGGCCACACCTCTGACTGAGGGGCCGATCATGCCGGTGCCCCCGATTGAGCAGCCGCAGCCGCCAGTTCCGGTAAATGGGGCACCGCCGCCCGCGAGCCCTGACAATAATCCCCGCGCCAATACGCTGGTCTATGACGTCAGCGCGCCTGAACCCGGTGCCAATGCGCCCGCCGCCCCCGGCTCAGCACCGGTATCGCCAGTTCTGGCCGCCCGTGGCCCCAGCGTCGGTGACCTGACCGGCGTCGATGCCACCTTTCAGGCCCGCGCCTCACGGATCAACAATCCGGGCTTTGTGGTCCCCCAGGGCACCATGATCCCGGCGGTGCTTGAAACCGCGCTCAATTCCGACCTGCCCGGCTATACGCGGGCGCTGGTGTCGCGCGATATCAAAAGCTTTGACGGCAGTCGCGTCATCATTCCGCGCGGTTCGCGCCTGATCGGGGCCTATCGTTCGGGTCTGTCGAGCGGTCAAAAGCGCCTGTTTGTGACCTGGACGCGCCTGATCCGCCCTGATGGCACGGCCATTCAACTGGCTGATCCGTCCACCGATCCTTTGGGTCAGGCGGGCCTCACCGGTGATGTTGACAGCCATTTCTTTAAGCGGTTTGGCTCGGCCATGTTGTTGTCGATCATCGGCGGCCTGTCGTCGTCCCTCAACGACAACAACTCCAACACCGTAGTCATCGGCACGGCCAGCGGCGCCAACAATGCCGCGACCGCAGCCCTCGAATCCGACTCCAAGATCTCCCCCACCATCAAGGTCGCGCAAGGGACACCGATTC encodes:
- a CDS encoding RidA family protein, with protein sequence MLKPGAHQPGTRLTPSDEVQFFLHPHPRSPFSEAVQVGNVLYISAMIGLDSEGTLVEGFEPQTRQTLSNLAEILGKYGLGLEHVFKVTVMMTDMTKWGEFNKIYRTYFHPSRLPVRTAFGVAGLAFDAMVELEVQAYIPTSAEE
- the dinB gene encoding DNA polymerase IV produces the protein MDAALRKIIHVDMDAFYASVEQRDNPDLRGKSVAVGGVRERGVVAAASYEARKWGVRSAMPSVTARRKCPELIFVPPRFEVYRAVSNQIREIFAAYTPLIEPLSLDEAYLDVTENLKAMPTATEIAQNIRAEILAITGLTASAGISYNKFLAKMASDQNKPNGQFVITPKTGPAFVEALKVGKFHGIGPATEAKMNRLGIYTGLDLKAQTLPFLQHHFGVSGPYYYGLARAIDHRRVKPDRVRKSIGAENTFFEDIHSFEDAQMRLTPIIDKVWRYVENHDTRARTVTLKVKFADFQQITRSRTGTTLIDSRTDVAATCHDLLTGVFPIMKGIRLLGVTLSSLDDDSQNDDAPAPAQMSLAL
- a CDS encoding multidrug effflux MFS transporter, producing MTPPLTPAKPEPSFSEFVAMMAACMALTALGVDTMLPALPLMGIDLKAESQNHLQWVVVAFFSGAGAGQLLFGTLSDWLGRKRVLLFGILAYIIMSVAAAAATELWALILLRFLQGIAAASASVVPRSIVRDRYAGSTMAKVMSMIYVVFLLVPVLAPSLGQVILFVLPSWRAIFLILAGAGIIVALWIWRRLPETLPVERRNPPNPAHLKRVSAFIITERTSLCYSLAITFMTATIVAYISLMPQIFNESFKAPQLLAPIFAVCAIGMAVGSVLNARIVERLGSRRISHIALSVFNVTALAHWLWAVTGHESLISFIIFQTLTMACMSLSTSNFAAISMEKVGHVAGTAASLQGVTSMVGGAIIGSFIGQHWTGDVALLPLGAALCGAVAFGLVFLAEKGHLYGRATAS
- a CDS encoding lytic transglycosylase domain-containing protein, with the translated sequence MTIRATYAVMIMLSAPALVVTAHAQVYEVNGAGDLQAVCASLPPVKPLSPLANYPYQAAINRAAADFDLSPDLIAAIIRQESSFNQTAVSPRGAIGLMQLMPATARELGVNPHDPEQNIYGGAAYLRQQLDRFDGQLDLALAAYNAGAGAVNRYGGVPPYRETRSYIDKNLDSLAKAMPNDTQTPVTQTACS
- a CDS encoding TrbC/VirB2 family protein, whose product is MKRPSFLAPVAALLAYAISATTAAAQTAQSNPQGSSPILGAVNWIQGTLLGNVATAVGVIAVAAVGFMMLTGRMNWRFGATVILGLFILFGAATIVAGIQSAAG
- a CDS encoding type IV secretion system protein VirB3, with amino-acid sequence MTDLVKAPIFRALTQPQMFGGVTYSYFIINGVVTTEFFLITRSFWAFGIALLVHVIGYLACLREPRIFDLWLTKVSKCPRIKNYRFWRCNSYKP
- a CDS encoding VirB4 family type IV secretion/conjugal transfer ATPase; translated protein: MSVNGFLGLGPKEQRIGDRLPYSHLFNDSTVVLRDGSLMQALYIDGFGFETADTTDLNTLHALRESALKAIGHSRLVLHHHILRRKVSVETSGQFDNAVAEHINDRWQARLSSRQLFVNDLFITIVRRPAKGKAGLAEGLAKMFGGGATDREAEIHRDMRDLDAAREALMAALGRYGPRLLGGYDTKDGRCNEPLELLSAIFHGEMRPVMRPTLTAKDDLGHYIPYQRLSVGVDALELKSAGDTKSFGAMLSVKEYPPHAVPGMLDALLHLPYEMTLSQSFQFVDRQIGLERVGLALRRLRAADDDGVTLRAGLMNAKDELASGQTTLGEHHLSVMVRTPTLEQLDQAAAQCSSALADIGSISVREDINLEPAFWAQFPGNENYIARRALISNSAFAGMASLHGFALGKAAGNHWGDAITVLETTSATPYFFNFHAADLGNFTIIGPSGSGKTVVLNFLAAQAQKINPRTIVFDKDRGAEIFIRAIGGHYAALRAGEPTGFNPLQLPDTATNRAFLRDFISRLITGDGTPLAPDEDAVIAAAVDSQFEQEPRYRRLRYFQELLGGSRRPSQGDLATRLAPWVGSGEWAWLFDNEVDHLDLEARVLGFDMTQFLDQPALRTPIMMYLFHRVEERLDGNPAMILIDEGWKALDDEIFAARIRDWMKTLRKRNAILGFGTQSASDALDSRISSAIIEQSATQIFMANPRAQMDDYGEGFGLSEHEVGLIRALPSHARAFLVKHGNHSVVARLDLSAMPDLLTVLSGRESTVRRLDELRAELGDNPAHWWQPLVGTPYPGKPAAIDEPRLKAGAS
- a CDS encoding type IV secretion system protein, which encodes MTPVISACPSMPLEGSTGISGALISVDCQISQVVESSFARLFGSGGMLGSVLTALLTLYIAFLAYGLITGRTRMTLTTMSPRVLAIGLVLTFVTAWPAYQTVVYNLLTRGPDEIAAALTGSPGGATIAFSRRLDVLFIHFADAATALENSTAQTAQTTTSLMRNGKTTASDLLWGSGLILLLSTVGTLILSRLILTLLLATGPIFVIFALFSSTRGLFEGWLRTAVGFAFVPMLVVLGGSACLTLLSPVILAISNDPLKALNDIQPIVILFMGSIIYATLLLLLMWTAFNMLKGWHPLKGRSEPQTPENIQVAQTLAAGQSAALQTQGLINRMGTAGSNTATSVSNSSRLQSVSTSLSTVQSAAGSSASSSSGTRRANTVQGLGQRFRANAPSPATAPLSKTPGS
- a CDS encoding TrbG/VirB9 family P-type conjugative transfer protein; protein product: MRHLPLICLLTASALSFGAPALAQVSAVGSDDRIRTIKFDDGAVVQLDTCLGFQTMLSFADNEKVENIAIGDAAQWQATPNKRGNIMFIKPFVRSAHTNMTVVTDKRNYSFELNARDTTACKRGEVTYDLRFQYDPEPTAMTTTADGQIKVEPASRLPEKRNTDYTFSGQADLVPLRVFDDGTSTYMRWSQGLVIPAIYALGYDGSESMVNFAHVEGYIVIEQIAPAFALRKGEGRTVLYNEGFTPPQLDANSPQPRPEPEKKKFCLFGCNTDAAAPSEGQ
- a CDS encoding TrbI/VirB10 family protein, which produces MKYNLSSSPQPQKDPRTQMDSSELKAASTRALPDVAQKSNAKDALVMAGGILGAVFLGAVTLVTLSNNRQNPTAAQTPPQTEPQTPPGSVVMDQPATPLTEGPIMPVPPIEQPQPPVPVNGAPPPASPDNNPRANTLVYDVSAPEPGANAPAAPGSAPVSPVLAARGPSVGDLTGVDATFQARASRINNPGFVVPQGTMIPAVLETALNSDLPGYTRALVSRDIKSFDGSRVIIPRGSRLIGAYRSGLSSGQKRLFVTWTRLIRPDGTAIQLADPSTDPLGQAGLTGDVDSHFFKRFGSAMLLSIIGGLSSSLNDNNSNTVVIGTASGANNAATAALESDSKISPTIKVAQGTPIQVFASRDLDFTQ